GATCCCAGCTTGCGCAACCGCTCGGCGAAGGTGCCCGGCAGTCGGAGGTCGAGGAGCTTGGCGGCGCGCTCGCCCAGCTCGTCCAGCCGCTCGAGGCCGAGTGCCCACGCCATCCGCTCGGCCGACCCGAACGCGTTGACGAGCACGGGCATGTCGAACCCCTCCACCCGCTCGAGCAGCAGCGCCACGTTCCGGTCAGCGGCCCCCTTGGAGACGCGGTCGGTGATCTCGGTGATCTCGAGATCGGGCGAGACGGGGACGGTGACCCGATGCAGGCGGCCGCGCTTGTCGAGGTGGTCGACGAACTCGCGCAGGTCGCGCCAGGCCATCGCTCAGCGATCCACGCGCTCAGTCGGAGTAGAAGGCGGCGACTAGCCAGCCGGCCAGGACGGGAAAGGCGAGGCTCGGGATGACGCGCACGGCGACGAAGTGCCAGCCCATGAGCGGCGCCTCCCAGGCGATGATGCGTTGCATGCCGAAGAGCGACCACGAGGTCATGTAGGCGACCAGCGGCGGCAGGGCCATGCCTGAGTTGGCGAGCGCGACCATGAATGGCACGCTCACCATCGGGCCGCCAGGCGTCAGCACGCCGGCCAGGGAGGCGATGAGGATGGCCCGGAGCCCGCTCTCGCGTCCGAAGTAACGCGTGACGACCTCCTGCGGCACCAGGACTTGGAGCAGGCCGGCCAGGAGCATCGCCGGGACCAGGCGGGGCAAGATGAACCAGAGCATCGAGAAGCCGTTTCGGGCCCCGATCCAGGGCAACCCGGGGTCTTTCAGATACGCGACGACGGCGAGCGTGGCGGCGAGCACGAACAGGACGATCGTCGCGGGATCCAGCGCAGCTCGCATCGCGGCTCCTTTGACGGAATCTCGGCCGCGCACATTATTACACAGGGGCGTGCCGAGACGCGGATGCCGATGCGCCTGCCTAAAGGCGCGGCAGGATTCGAGGCGGTCATGCCGAGGCCGCTAGATTGCGCCGGCGCAGGTAGTCGAGGATGTTCATCCAGTCTACGGGCTTGATGAAGACGGCGTCCGCGCCCGCCTGCCGGGCCCGGGTGACATACGGCTCGCCGTAGCCCGTGATGACCACGACGCGCGTGTGTCTCGCCGACCCCGCCCGGATCTGCCGGATGAGCACGTCCCCGGGGATGTCGGGAAGCCCGAGATCGCTGAGCACGATGTCGAACTCACGCTGGCCGACCAGGTCGACGGCCTCACGGCCGCTCCCGGTGGCGACAACCTCCGCCCCCTCGGAGCGGAGGAGGACGGTCAGCACCTCGCGGATGTCGGGGACGTCCTCGACGAGGAGCACTCGCACCGTTTGCAGAGCGGGGGGTCGCTGCGCCGCCACGCGGAAGCCTCCTTCGGAGGACGGGCAGCAAGGGCGATGCCAGTCAGTTTATACTTTTAGGGCTATGCGCCGTTTCCTTGGCGTGGCATGGGCAGCGCTGACGGGACGCCGCGGCGCCCCCGACGTGCCGCACCCGGCGACGGCGGCGCCCCCCCCGCTCCCGGGCGGCGATGTCCTCACCAGCCTCGTCGACACGATGGACGATGCCCTCGTCGTCGTCGATTCCCACCTGAACGTCGTTCATTGGAACGCGGCGATGGAACGCCTGACCGGCCTGGCCCGCGCGGGTGCGCGCGGCCGCAATCTGCGCCGCCTCGTCCCGATGCTCGACGCGATCGCCTTTCCTCAGTATCTGCGGCGCGCGCTCTCCAGCGAGTCGACCTTCACGGCCCAGGTCGCGCCGGACGCCTGGGTGGAGGCACGTTGCGTCCCCCTGCGGGATGCAGTCGGGCGCGTGACGGGGGCCGCGGGATTCCTGACCGACATGACCGAGCGCATCCGGCGCGCCGTCTTCGTGCGTGCGCTGGAAGCGATCGGCCGCTCACTGACCTCATCGCTCGATCTCAACGAGGTGCTCGACACCATCGTCGACAAGGCGCTGGAGGTGATGGGCGCGGACTCCGCCCTGGTGGTCTCCTGGGACGGCCAGGCGCCCGAATTCCGGGTCATGCGCGCCGCCGGCCGGTTGAGCGACCGCTACACGGCGGCCGGGACCATCCCGGTCGGAGGAGGACCGATCAGCCGCGTCGTGCTGGAGTCGCGCCCAATCGCCACTCCGAACATCCTCCAGGACCCGCAGCTGTGGGTGACGCCGGAGCGCCGCGCGCAGATCGAGCGGGAGGGATTCAGGGCGGTCGCCGCCGCCCCCCTCGCGTCGAAGGGACGCGTGCACGGCGCTCTCGTGGTCCATTACTGGGCCGAGCGCACCGTCGACAAAGACGAGCTGATGGCGCTCACCCGCCTGGCCGAGCAGGCCGCGCTGGCCATCGACAACGCGCGCCTGTACGCCGACGCGACGCGGCGGGCCGAGCGGCTGCGGGAGCTGGCCGAGGTGGAGCGTCTGGTCGCGGCGTCGCTGGACCTCGACGATGTCCTGCGCCGCATCGCCGAGGCCACGGCGCGGCTGGTGGAGGCGCCGGTGGTTCACCTCTGGACCGCCGAGCCCGGAGCGCGCTTGCTGCGTCTGCGCGCCTGGAGCGTGCAAGCCAACCTGCCCGACGTGCAGATGCCGGCCACGCTCGCGTTCGGCGAGGGCATCACCGGCGCCGCGGCCGAGCGCGGCGAGCCGGTCTTCGTGCCGGACGCGGGCCAGGACCCGCGCGTGCGCCTGCTCGGATGGTGGCGGGAGGCGGGGCTGGGGACCATCCTCGCGGTGCCGCTCCTGTCGGGCGAAACGCTCCTCGGCGTGCTGACGGTGCGGGCGCGCTCGGGCGCGCTGGCGGCCGCCGAAGACCAGGCGCTCATCACGTCGCTGGCGGGCCGGGCTGCGCTGGCCATGCAGAACGCCCGCGCCTACGCGGAAGCGGTGCGCCGCGCCGCCCGCCTGCGCGACCTGGCCACGGTGACCCAGTCCATCACCTCGTCGCTCGACACCAGCGACGTGATGCAGCGGATCGTGGAAGCCGCCGCCGGCATGCGACCCGGCGCCCTGGCGGCGGTCCACGTCTTCGATCTCCAGCGGGAGACGCTGCGCTTCGCGGCGTACTCCAGCCCCGAGCTGCGCGCGTTTCCCGACGAGTTTCCGGCCGCCGCCGGCCTCCCCGGCCTGGTCTTCACGCAGCGACGACCGGTGCTGATCCCGGATCCGCTCGACCACCCGCGGACGCTCGCGCCGGAGTGGTGGCGGCAGCGGGCGGGGGCGAGCTACTACGGCCTGCCGATCATCGTCGGCGAGACGTTCGTCGGCATCCTCGATTACATCCTTCCCGAGGGATCGCCGGACGGGGAGGAACAGGAGGCGCTCCGCCTGCTGGCCGCCTCCGCCGGGATCGCGATCCGCAACGCCTCGCTCTATCAGGCGGAGCGGATGCAGGCCGAGCGGGTCGGGGCCCTGGCGGCGATCAACCAGCGCATCTCCAGCGCCCTCGACCTCGACGAGCTGCTGCGGATGATCGCGGAGTCCGCCGCCTCCCTGACCGGGGTCAAGCACGCGCTGTTCTGGCTGGCCGACGACGAGCGCCGCACCCTCGCCGTGAAGGCCGGCTCCACCCCGGGCCTCGCCGAGGACTTCCCCCAGCCGGTCGTCGGCTACGAGCTCGGCGGCGTGGGGTGGGTCGCGCGCCATCGCGCGCCGCTTGTCATTGACGACGTGCTCGGCGACGAGCCCCGCGACGATCACGCCTGGTGGCGACGCTGGGGCATCAGCGCCTTCGCGGGCTATCCGATCATCGCGGGCGACGAGCTGCGCGCGGCTCTCGTGCTCTGCCACTCCGAGCCGATCCGGTTCACCGAGGAAACGCGTCAGGTGGTCGACATGTTCATCGCTCAGGCCACGCTGGCGTTCGAAAACGCCCGCCTCTACGCCAGCGCGCGCGACAGTCTCGCGCGCCTCAAGGAGACGCAGGCCCAGCTCGTCCAGGCGGCCAAGATGTCGGCGCTGGGCCAGCTCGTGTCCGGCGTCGCCCACGAGCTGAACAACCCGCTCAGCGTCATCATCGGATACGGCCAGCTCCTGCTGAACCGCGCCGCGCCCGAGGTGCTGCGGCGCCCGGTGGAGCTGATGGTGGAGCAGGGCGACCGCATGGGCAAGATCGTGAAGAACCTCCTCTACTTCGCCCGGCAGCGCCCACCCGAGCGCGCCCCCGTGGACCTGAACCAGGTGATCGATCAGGCGCTGGCGCTGCGGCTCAACCAGCTCACGCTGTCCGGCATCGCGGTGGAGCGGGAGTTCGCCGGGGGCCTGCCGCCCGTGCTGGCGGACGCGCAGCAGCTGCAGCAGGTGTTCCTCAATCTGCTCCTGAACGCGGAGCAGGCCCTGGCCCCCAATGGCGGTGGCCGGATCGTCTTCCGCACCAGCGTCGTTCAGGGCGGCCGCACGGTGCGCGCCGATGTCGTGGACAACGGGCCGGGGATCCCGGCCGACATCCTGCCTCGGGTGTTCGAGCCGTTCTTCACGACGAAAGAAGTCGGCGTCGGCACGGGCCTGGGCCTCTCCGTGTCGTACGGCATCGCCGAGGAGCACGGCGGTCGCCTGAGCGTCGAGAGCGAGCCGGGCGACACCGCGTTCGCCCTCGAGTTGCCCGTCGGCACGCCCGTGGCCGCGGCGCGCGCGCCGGGCGCGCCGGCGCGGTCGGCTTTCTTCGGGGACGGGCGGGTCGCGCTCGTGGTGGATGACGAGGCGGGCGTCGTCGATCTCGTCGTGACCGTCCTGCGCGAGACCGGATGGCGCGTCGACGTGGCCCCCGGCGGTCGCCTGGGGCTCGAGCGCGTGCGGCAGCGCCGCTACGACCTGGTCGTGTCCGACATGCGCATGCCGGACGGGGGCGGCGAGGAGTTCTACCGCAGCGCGATCATGGCCGACCAGGCCCTGGGCGGCCGCTTCCTGTTCATCACCGGCGACACGGCCAACGTGCAGGCGTGGGCCTTTCTCAAGCGCGCGCGCCTGCCGGTGCTCGAAAAACCCTTCACCCCCGATGTGTTCCTGGAGGCGGTGCGCCGCGTCGCCGGCTCATTGACAGCATCGGGGCTACGCGCGTAGTAGAGAAGGGGATGACCAAGGCCGAGCTGGTCGCCGTCATGGCGAAGACGTCGGGGGGTTCCAAAGCGGCGGCGGAGCGCGCGATGAGTGCGTTCCTGGCGGGGATCGTGGACTCGCTCCGCAAAGGGCGCAAGGTCACGATCAGCGGGTTCGGCACCTTCGTCGTCAGCAAGCGCGCGGCGCGGAACGGCCGCAACCCCCGGACGGGCAGCACGATCAAGATTCCGCCCGCCAAG
This window of the Candidatus Methylomirabilota bacterium genome carries:
- a CDS encoding GAF domain-containing protein, with amino-acid sequence MAWAALTGRRGAPDVPHPATAAPPPLPGGDVLTSLVDTMDDALVVVDSHLNVVHWNAAMERLTGLARAGARGRNLRRLVPMLDAIAFPQYLRRALSSESTFTAQVAPDAWVEARCVPLRDAVGRVTGAAGFLTDMTERIRRAVFVRALEAIGRSLTSSLDLNEVLDTIVDKALEVMGADSALVVSWDGQAPEFRVMRAAGRLSDRYTAAGTIPVGGGPISRVVLESRPIATPNILQDPQLWVTPERRAQIEREGFRAVAAAPLASKGRVHGALVVHYWAERTVDKDELMALTRLAEQAALAIDNARLYADATRRAERLRELAEVERLVAASLDLDDVLRRIAEATARLVEAPVVHLWTAEPGARLLRLRAWSVQANLPDVQMPATLAFGEGITGAAAERGEPVFVPDAGQDPRVRLLGWWREAGLGTILAVPLLSGETLLGVLTVRARSGALAAAEDQALITSLAGRAALAMQNARAYAEAVRRAARLRDLATVTQSITSSLDTSDVMQRIVEAAAGMRPGALAAVHVFDLQRETLRFAAYSSPELRAFPDEFPAAAGLPGLVFTQRRPVLIPDPLDHPRTLAPEWWRQRAGASYYGLPIIVGETFVGILDYILPEGSPDGEEQEALRLLAASAGIAIRNASLYQAERMQAERVGALAAINQRISSALDLDELLRMIAESAASLTGVKHALFWLADDERRTLAVKAGSTPGLAEDFPQPVVGYELGGVGWVARHRAPLVIDDVLGDEPRDDHAWWRRWGISAFAGYPIIAGDELRAALVLCHSEPIRFTEETRQVVDMFIAQATLAFENARLYASARDSLARLKETQAQLVQAAKMSALGQLVSGVAHELNNPLSVIIGYGQLLLNRAAPEVLRRPVELMVEQGDRMGKIVKNLLYFARQRPPERAPVDLNQVIDQALALRLNQLTLSGIAVEREFAGGLPPVLADAQQLQQVFLNLLLNAEQALAPNGGGRIVFRTSVVQGGRTVRADVVDNGPGIPADILPRVFEPFFTTKEVGVGTGLGLSVSYGIAEEHGGRLSVESEPGDTAFALELPVGTPVAAARAPGAPARSAFFGDGRVALVVDDEAGVVDLVVTVLRETGWRVDVAPGGRLGLERVRQRRYDLVVSDMRMPDGGGEEFYRSAIMADQALGGRFLFITGDTANVQAWAFLKRARLPVLEKPFTPDVFLEAVRRVAGSLTASGLRA
- a CDS encoding permease; its protein translation is MRAALDPATIVLFVLAATLAVVAYLKDPGLPWIGARNGFSMLWFILPRLVPAMLLAGLLQVLVPQEVVTRYFGRESGLRAILIASLAGVLTPGGPMVSVPFMVALANSGMALPPLVAYMTSWSLFGMQRIIAWEAPLMGWHFVAVRVIPSLAFPVLAGWLVAAFYSD
- a CDS encoding HU family DNA-binding protein; protein product: MTKAELVAVMAKTSGGSKAAAERAMSAFLAGIVDSLRKGRKVTISGFGTFVVSKRAARNGRNPRTGSTIKIPPAKVPRFRPSRALKTVVR
- a CDS encoding response regulator, coding for MAAQRPPALQTVRVLLVEDVPDIREVLTVLLRSEGAEVVATGSGREAVDLVGQREFDIVLSDLGLPDIPGDVLIRQIRAGSARHTRVVVITGYGEPYVTRARQAGADAVFIKPVDWMNILDYLRRRNLAASA